Proteins from a single region of uncultured Methanobrevibacter sp.:
- a CDS encoding glycosyltransferase family 39 protein: MNFKANEDFLGKLMYVLAFIVLGYTLYVAVRYPFLTVDGWFTKGLLSLPITQQISITAIDVHPPLYYLILNAVVSVLGVFNADLILSMKIASIIPYVIIFILCLTKLRKDYGTLAGGLAAFSLLTMSAYFNHYLTARMYSWAILFIFAAFLYVKPILEENDLKSWIIVSVFAVLGAYTHYFAAVAFVALYFLLFVYVIIRNRDAIKNWFISVIIGIILYAPWALTLLRQMRSVKSGYWIEPASLKLVVDCFGSYITFYPSLAVSIAGSVLLLAFTILILKDYLKNMDVENEYYLIGILAFALTIIAGAVASFVYKPIMIVRYVMPASAMVWIVISIYISKLNVKKLTIILTVLVLIVGAANIAYQMQEVHELHDTMVKDLEYLESINNNNSIIVYDGMQKYMRFHDNLDNATYYVNYELNNETHDEAYVKTLGLNDTLFKVPKDLDKHPGKTLYLIRDHRGTVDHVDGYKMKTDNKIHNCKFIKITKNN; encoded by the coding sequence ATGAATTTTAAGGCTAATGAAGATTTTTTAGGGAAATTGATGTATGTCCTTGCATTCATAGTTCTGGGATATACATTATATGTAGCGGTCAGATACCCCTTCCTGACCGTTGACGGCTGGTTTACGAAAGGTTTGCTGAGTCTGCCGATTACACAGCAAATTTCAATCACTGCAATTGACGTGCATCCGCCGCTGTACTATCTGATTTTGAATGCTGTTGTAAGCGTGCTGGGCGTGTTTAATGCTGATTTGATTTTGTCAATGAAAATAGCTTCCATAATCCCATATGTGATTATTTTCATTTTATGTCTTACAAAACTAAGAAAGGATTACGGAACACTGGCTGGAGGACTTGCTGCATTTTCACTTCTGACAATGAGTGCATACTTCAACCACTATCTCACAGCAAGAATGTACAGCTGGGCAATACTGTTTATCTTTGCGGCATTTCTTTATGTCAAACCAATTCTGGAGGAAAATGACCTCAAATCATGGATTATAGTTTCAGTCTTTGCAGTTCTTGGCGCGTATACACACTACTTTGCTGCAGTCGCATTTGTTGCACTTTATTTCCTGCTTTTCGTTTATGTGATAATCAGAAACAGGGATGCAATTAAAAACTGGTTTATTTCAGTAATAATTGGCATAATACTATACGCTCCATGGGCACTGACACTCCTAAGGCAAATGAGAAGTGTCAAAAGCGGCTACTGGATTGAACCTGCCAGCCTGAAACTGGTTGTGGACTGTTTTGGAAGCTACATTACATTTTATCCTTCACTTGCAGTTTCAATTGCAGGGTCAGTTCTGCTATTAGCATTTACCATATTGATTCTTAAAGATTACCTTAAAAATATGGACGTTGAAAATGAATATTATCTGATTGGAATTCTGGCATTTGCCCTTACAATCATTGCCGGAGCCGTCGCATCATTTGTATACAAGCCTATCATGATTGTAAGATATGTCATGCCGGCATCAGCAATGGTGTGGATTGTAATAAGCATATACATATCAAAATTAAATGTTAAAAAGCTTACAATCATACTTACAGTACTGGTTCTTATTGTCGGAGCTGCAAACATTGCATATCAAATGCAGGAAGTTCATGAGCTCCACGACACCATGGTCAAGGATCTGGAATATCTTGAAAGCATAAACAACAACAATTCAATCATTGTCTATGACGGTATGCAGAAGTACATGAGATTCCATGACAATCTTGACAATGCAACATATTACGTCAACTATGAACTGAATAATGAAACACATGATGAAGCCTATGTAAAAACACTTGGACTTAACGACACCCTCTTTAAAGTTCCTAAGGATTTAGACAAACACCCCGGAAAAACATTATATCTTATAAGGGACCATAGAGGAACCGTAGACCATGTTGACGGATACAAAATGAAAACAGACAACAAAATCCACAACTGTAAGTTCATAAAAATAACAAAAAATAATTAA